The Triticum aestivum cultivar Chinese Spring chromosome 7B, IWGSC CS RefSeq v2.1, whole genome shotgun sequence genome window below encodes:
- the LOC542847 gene encoding calcium-binding protein PBP1 produces MAAHQQQPQSQSQQQAVGFEDYLPVMAERLGEEGLMEELAAGFRLLMDPASGLITFDSLRRNAPLLGLGGMSDDDLRGMLAEGDFDGDGALSQMEFCVLMVRLSPDLMDEPRRWLDDAVAQASHFLFTS; encoded by the coding sequence ATGGCGGCGCACCAGCAGCAACCGCAGTCGCAGTCGCAGCAGCAGGCGGTGGGGTTCGAGGACTACCTGCCGGTGATGGCGGAGCGGCTGGGGGAGGAGGGGCTGATGGAGGAGCTGGCGGCGGGGTTCCGGCTGCTCATGGACCCGGCGTCGGGGCTCATCACCTTCGACAGCCTCCGCCGCAACGCGCCGCTGCTGGGCCTTGGGGGCATGTCCGACGACGACCTCCGCGGGATGCTCGCCGAGGGCGACTTCGACGGCGACGGCGCGCTCTCCCAGATGGAGTTCTGCGTCCTCATGGTCAGGCTCAGCCCCGACCTCATGGACGAGCCCCGCAGGTGGCTCGACGACGCCGTCGCGCAGGCATCCCACTTCCTCTTCACCAGCTAG